Proteins encoded together in one Macadamia integrifolia cultivar HAES 741 chromosome 8, SCU_Mint_v3, whole genome shotgun sequence window:
- the LOC122085874 gene encoding transcription initiation factor TFIID subunit 12b-like produces MQNLSERMAENPSSSPMPVQSANVIDSIPQNPSNPTLPSPSYFSPSPSMEISQISSPQLPLTQTASAAAAGVGQSTLTPSQQQIMNPGVGLDYQKKQQQQPQQQLQQQNLVSPSNFQIQQSLQRSASMSRMNQIQQQQQQQLGAAASGMRPQGGIYGQLNFGGSHLQQQQQQQMGSGGLTRSALIGQGSQVGGQLPMLSGQADQFNLQPQLLAQTRKKTGLVQGSQFHPGINPGQPLQGMQAVGMMGSLGLSAQLRANGSLSYAQQRMNQGQMRLQQLSQQTLLTSAQKLQAQSLPRTSSLASMNPQLSGLGQNGQSALMQNTLLQQPWLKQMQPSVSAPGSPSYHLQQQQRQAFLQQQLASSPQMIQKSMALNPQQISPLIQQPPQLGTQQLQQQEQQPQPQPQSQSQPQPQPPPQPQQHQHLHLQQPLQQQQHSPRMSGPTVQKSFSLTGLQPDTPASDATTPRGTSSHGIEASNQLLGKRKIQDLVSQVFPAFLVYCIQLIIVDSAFRVPRL; encoded by the exons ATGCAGAATTTGTCAGAGAGAATGGCAGAAAATCCGTCGTCTTCCCCAATGCCTGTTCAATCGGCGAATGTGATTGATTCGATTCCTCAGAACCCGTCAAACCCAACTCTCCCTTCACCGTCgtacttctctccttctccttcgatGGAAATCTCACAAATTTCATCACCTCAACTTCCGCTAACCCAAACTGCTTCTGCTGCTGCAGCCGGTGTTGGTCAATCTACATTAACCCCTTCACAACAGCAGATTATGAACCCCGGAGTTGGATTAGATTACCAGAAGAAACAACAACAGCAACCACAACAGCAATTGCAGCAGCAGAATTTGGTTTCCCCTTCGAATTTTCAAATCCAGCAGAGTCTGCAGAGATCAGCGTCGATGTCACGGATGAATCAGatccagcagcagcagcagcaacaacttGGTGCAGCTGCTAGTGGGATGCGACCACAAGGGGGAATTTATGGGCAGCTGAATTTTGGTGGTTCACACCttcaacagcagcagcagcagcaaatgGGTAGTGGCGGTTTGACGCGGTCGGCGTTGATTGGGCAGGGCTCTCAGGTTGGTGGTCAGCTGCCCATGCTGTCAGGACAAGCTGATCAGTTCAATTTGCAGCCGCAGTTGCTCGCTCAG ACGAGGAAGAAGACAGGTTTAGTCCAAGGATCCCAATTTCATCCAGGTATTAATCCTGGTCAGCCATTGCAAGGAATGCAGGCAGTGGGAATGATGGGGTCACTTGGTCTGAGTGCACAGCTAAGAGCGAATGGGTCTCTTTCCTATGCTCAACAGCGGATGAACCAAGGGCAAATGAGACTTCAACAATTGTCGCAAcaaactttgcttacctctgcTCAG AAGCTACAGGCTCAAAGCCTTCCAAGGACATCCTCACTTGCTTCCATGAACCCACAATTATCTGGATTGGGTCAAAATGGGCAATCGGCTTTGATGCAAAATACCTTATTGCAGCAGCCGTGGTTGAAGCAAATGCAACCATCAGTTTCTGCTCCAGGCTCTCCTTCGTACCATCTACAGCAACAGCAGAGACAGGCTTTCCTGCAACAACAACTTGCTTCATCGCCTCAAATGATTCAAAAATCCATGGCTTTGAACCCGCAACAAATATCACCACTAATTCAGCAGCCGCCACAGCTGGGCACACAGCAACTGCAGCAGCAAGAACAACAACCACAGCCACAGCCACAATCACAGTCACAGCCACAGCCACAACCACCGCCACAACCACAACAACACCAACACCTACATCTACAACAACCTTTGCAACAGCAGCAACACTCTCCAAGGATGTCAGGACCCACTGTCCAGAAATCGTTTAGTTTGACTGGATTACAGCCTGATACTCCTGCATCTGACGCAACAACACCAAGAGGGACTTCAAGCCATGGAATAGAAGCAAGCAATCAACTTcttggaaagagaaaaatacaGGATCTGGTTTCACAGGTCTTTCCTGCATTCTTAGTGTATTGTATTCAACTCATAATTGTAGATTCTGCATTCCGAGTCCCTCGTTTGTGA